A region of Chelonia mydas isolate rCheMyd1 chromosome 7, rCheMyd1.pri.v2, whole genome shotgun sequence DNA encodes the following proteins:
- the LMOD3 gene encoding leiomodin-3 gives MSEFSQNSEREVRIEDIDEDEILGNLSPEELRELQCEMEVMAPDPRVPVGMIQKDQTEKPPTGNFDHRSLVDYLYWQKASRRMLEDERVPVNLLPSERNIAEKFEENAGDMDDIAKKKMAEDTTEADRKETYYKNEHVEQAKPGSAQQSGETNEERSYKETEDEEEEEEEEDDDDDDNEEEEEEDDDDDDEESRMKKPYGDENINSDQVTKKPCTKSGGNPENQENNEKKVSKLQIPKKLAIDTSFIKLSARPSGNQTNLDENLQKVRKNDPDVKELNLNNIENIPKEMLVDFVNAMKKNKHVKTFSLANVGADDNVAFAVANMLRENRSITTLNIDSNFISGKGIVAIMRCLQYNETLTELRFHNQRNMLGHQAEMEIARLLKANPKLLKMGYHFELPGPRMVVTNLLSRNLDRQRQKRQEEQKQQQLKEQRELIAMLENGLGLPPGIWEMLGGPMPDSRMYSSIQAPKPPPVPKTMPMSRKNEHARKPAPEEKSSEEPASFKMVKLKRTQRKPTIPEYVEPAEKTSLKDVIKTLKPVPKKRPPPLVEITPREKLLNDIRQSNVAYLKPVPVPKELE, from the exons atgtctgaatTCAGCCAAAATTCTGAGCGGGAAGTCAGAATCGAGGACATTGATGAAGATGAAATCTTAGGAAACTTATCCCCTGAAGAGCTGAGGGAGCTCCAGTGTGAAATGGAAGTCATGGCTCCAGACCCAAGAGTCCCAGTTGGAATGATACAGAAAGATCAGACTGAAAAACCTCCAACAGGAAACTTTGACCACAGATCTCTTGTTGATTACCTGTATTGGCAGAAGGCATCAAGACGCATGCTAGAGGACGAGAGAGTTCCCGTCAACCTCTTGCCATCTGAG AGAAACATTGCAGAGAAGTTTGAAGAAAATGCTGGGGATATGGACGATATTGCTAAGAAAAAAATGGCAGAAGATACTACAGAAGCAGACAGAAAAGAAACATATTACAAAAACGAACATGTCGAACAGGCCAAACCTGGTTCAGCACAACAATCAGGAGAAACAAATGAAGAGAGAAGCTATAAAGAGacagaagatgaggaggaggaggaggaggaggaggacgacgacgacgacgacaacgaggaggaggaggaggaggatgatgatgatgatgatgaagaatcAAGAATGAAGAAGCCATATGGAGATGAAAACATCAACAGTGATCAGGTAACTAAGAAGCCATGTACAAAATCAGGGGGAAATCCAGAAAAccaagaaaacaatgaaaagaaaGTATCAAAACTACAAATTCCAAAGAAGTTAGCTATAGATACTAGCTTTATTAAGTTAAGTGCAAGACCTTCAGGAAACCAAACCAATTTAGATGAGAACTTGCAGAAGGTCCGGAAAAACGATCCAGATGTGAAGGAACTCAATCTGAACAACATTGAAAACATCCCAAAGGAAATGCTGGTGGACTTTGTGAACGCCATGAAAAAAAATAAGCATGTAAAAACATTTAGTTTAGCCAATGTGGGAGCTGATGACAACGTAGCTTTTGCTGTGGCCAACATGTTACGTGAAAACAGGAGCATCACTACTCTAAATATTGATTCAAATTTTATCTCAGGCAAGGGAATTGTTGCAATCATGAGATGTCTGCAGTATAATGAGACGTTAACTGAACTGCGTTTTCACAATCAGAGGAACATGTTGGGCCATCAAGCTGAAATGGAAATTGCCAGGCTTCTGAAAGCCAACCCTAAGCTGCTGAAGATGGGCTATCACTTTGAACTTCCAGGCCCCAGGATGGTTGTTACCAATCTGCTCAGCAGAAACCTTGACAGACAAAGACAAAAAAGGCAGGAGGAGCAAAAACAGCAGCAATTAAAAGAGCAGAGAGAGTTAATAGCCATGTTAGAAAATGGACTAGGGTTGCCTCCTGGGATTTGGGAAATGCTAGGGGGACCAATGCCTGATTCAAGGATGTATAGCTCAATACAAGCCCCCAAGCCTCCACCTGTCCCTAAAACTATGCCCATGAGCAGGAAAAATGAACATGCAAGAAAGCCAGCCCCAGAAGAAAAGAGCAGTGAGGAACCTGCCTCCTTCAAAATGGTCAAACTCAAGAGAACTCAGCGCAAGCCCACTATACCAGAATACGTAGAACCAGCTGAAAAAACAAGTCTCAAAGATGTGATCAAGACTCTCAAACCAGTTCCAAAAAAACGACCACCTCCTCTGGTTGAGATAACCCCAAGAGAAAAGCTCTTAAATGACATTCGTCAGAGTAATGTCGCCTATCTTAAACCG